The genomic stretch TAATTGTGATAACTTTAATTCTCTTATCACCAATTTTTGGCTTAAATCCACCAATAAAATCTTTTGATGCTAATATATAATCAATATACATAGGAATGATTGGCATCGAAACTTTATGCCGTAATCCTGTTATGCAAAAATGAAGATAAGTTAACGTTTCTTCATCGTTTAACTTCCTTGTATAAATTACAGAATCAAAAATATTAAAGAATCTATTTATTGAATCTTCAAATTTTATCAGTTCTTTTTCCATTCCACTTGGATTATGTTTATTGCGTTTATCATCGGCTTCAAAAATAAAATACATTTTTTTGGTTAAAATAGACGGTGGTGTATAGGTCAATGTTAAAAAATATTTATTTTCAAAACACAAACCATTAGATTCAAATGTCTGTCTCCTTGATGTGTCAATTAATCTTGTTACTGGATCAGGGAAATAGCATTCATTTTCGCTTGGATAATAAGTGACCTGAGTTCTAATCGTATCAATATGTGACATCCATCCATCACCTAATTTCATTAGAGCTGCATTTACCATATTGCTAATTTGTCCAAGCTCGTAATCAGTGGAACTTGAAAGATCTCTTCCTCGAATTTCATATGTTGTCGAAAATCCACCGCTTTTTAAAAAAATAATTCCATTATTTACAAAACCAATATAAGGTAAATAAGAATCAAAACCTCGCTCTTTTTTAAAAAATTTAGACCACATTTATACTTTACCTCGCATTTCAATCTCTCCAATTAATAATAAATCTTTTTAAAATTTAAATTTTTCTTTCAAAATATTTACTTTAGTTGTGGCGGAAACATAACCATCTGATAAAAAGTGACGAAAATATACTGAAAATATTTTTTCATCTTTTGCAAATGCTTTTTGCAAAAGAATATGCGTCAAAGTTCCAAAAATGAGAGTTATCAAAGAAAAATAAAAATTTACACTTGCAAAAAGATATACAGCAATTAAAACCCAAAATAATAAATTTCTTACAAACCATTGTGAAGGCATGCTAGATAAAACCGATGGTCTTATTAATGATTGATGTACATAACTAAAGTGCATATCTTCCATAATATTTTCCCTTTTTAAAATTGAGCGCCTAAAACAGTGCTTACAATTCCTTTAGCTCCAAGAATAATTGCTCCACCTATTACTGTTCCTATTAATCTTCTAAAACCAGCTTCTTTATTATCTGATATTAAAAAAGCATATCCTGCCCATAAGAAACCAATTAAAATTAATGACCCTCCAACGTAGAATAAAGACTGCTGAATTTTGTCAATTGCCGATTCCCAAGGTAAACCTGCTCCTGATGCACCACTCGATGAAAATGCTTTTGAAGACAAAAGAAACACTTGTGTAGAAAAATAAATGCGAACAACTTTTTTTAATAACATTTAAAATCTCCTTAATTTTTAATTAATCTCTTTGAAAAAATACTCACCATTCAAACAAGATACTTCTAATATTTCTTTAATTTTCCTCCCTTCATTAGTTTTTTGTATATTTACTATTATATTTATGGCTTCAGCAACCATATCAGGAACAGGAATAAATTGATGAGCCATCAAAATTTGTTCTATTTTTTTGATACCAGCCTTTGCATTATTTGCATGAACAGTTGCAATACCACCGCAATGTCCAGTATTCCAAGCCATAAGTAATGTAAAAGCTTCTATTGAACGTACTTCACCAACACAAATTCTATCTGGTCTAAATCGCATAATTGATTTTAATAAATCTTGCATAAATATTTTTTTTGTTGAACGAGCTATAAGTTTATTTTTAATATCACATTGTAATTCTCTCGTATCTTCAATAATTGCCATTCTACAATTTGCATCAATTTCTGATATTTTTTTTAGTATTGCATTGGCGAATGTAGTTTTACCAGAACTCGTAGCACCAACTATTAAAATATTTTTTCTATTTTTAATAATTTCATCAATGATTTTTGATTGATTTAAAGTCATTATTCCTAAATCTACATATTCTTCTAAAGAGAATATTTTTACTGCTTTTTTACGAATTGAAAAACAAGGGGCTACAACTACAGGTGGTATCATTGCTTCAAATCGTGAGCCTTCAACTGGTATTTCACCTCCTACAATAGGATTATCTGCATTAATAATTGTATCTAATGATGATGCCATTGTATTAATAATCATACTTGCTTTTTCATATCGAATTTTTCCGACCATTTCCATATTCTCTCCATGTCTTTCGACCCATACATTTCCATCTGGATTCAACATAATTTCAACAACAGATGGATTTTCTAAATGCTGAAGTAAATCATTTCCTAAATCGAATTTTAATCTTTCCCAATTATCTTCATGTTTTTTATTAACCATAGTAGCCTCAATTATATAATTTAATCACATTATATTTACTGAAAATCCAATACTAAAATTATAATATATTGGATCATAAGCAGCTCTCCAGAATTTATTAGAGCCATATCCTGCTTCACTATCTAAATTAAAATTTAAATAATATGTTAGTGGCAACGAATACCCAAAATTAAATCCTCCACCAACTCCAAAATCATTAAAATATTGAATATGTCCTGCTAAACCAAAATAAAAACCTTCTAAATGTTGATTAAACCAATATAATGTTCTTAAGTCCGCCCATTGATAACCATTTGCCCATGTGTGACCAATGCCAAAAGAAAAACCAACATTATTCATGATGTCAGCTTTTATATTTCCGCCCCAAAATGGAGTAAAATTTCCTGTATCCATATCATTCATAGGAAAAAAAACAGCCGATGTACTAAGTGACATTTCAGAATAAGCGAAAGTTTTTTCTGAAAATATAATTAAATTAGAACTTAATGCAGATATAATTAAATATTTTTTTAAATTTTTATTCATATTTATCCTCGTTTTGTTTTTGATTTTATAGAAAAGATGTTATATATAAATATAATCAAGAAAGGATATTTGATTATGATAGATCTTATTTCTCTAGTTAAAGAATGTTCTACAAATATAGCTCCAGAAACTATGCTTACAATTATTCGTACTGAAAGCTCTGGAAACCATTTGACAGTAAATGA from Silvanigrella aquatica encodes the following:
- a CDS encoding VirB3 family type IV secretion system protein, producing MEDMHFSYVHQSLIRPSVLSSMPSQWFVRNLLFWVLIAVYLFASVNFYFSLITLIFGTLTHILLQKAFAKDEKIFSVYFRHFLSDGYVSATTKVNILKEKFKF
- a CDS encoding TrbC/VirB2 family protein; this encodes MLLKKVVRIYFSTQVFLLSSKAFSSSGASGAGLPWESAIDKIQQSLFYVGGSLILIGFLWAGYAFLISDNKEAGFRRLIGTVIGGAIILGAKGIVSTVLGAQF
- the trbB gene encoding P-type conjugative transfer ATPase TrbB produces the protein MVNKKHEDNWERLKFDLGNDLLQHLENPSVVEIMLNPDGNVWVERHGENMEMVGKIRYEKASMIINTMASSLDTIINADNPIVGGEIPVEGSRFEAMIPPVVVAPCFSIRKKAVKIFSLEEYVDLGIMTLNQSKIIDEIIKNRKNILIVGATSSGKTTFANAILKKISEIDANCRMAIIEDTRELQCDIKNKLIARSTKKIFMQDLLKSIMRFRPDRICVGEVRSIEAFTLLMAWNTGHCGGIATVHANNAKAGIKKIEQILMAHQFIPVPDMVAEAINIIVNIQKTNEGRKIKEILEVSCLNGEYFFKEIN